A DNA window from uncultured Methanoregula sp. contains the following coding sequences:
- the ilvE gene encoding branched-chain-amino-acid transaminase has translation MIIYKDGKYLPEEEARISVFDHGFLYGDGVFEGIRCYNGRVFRLKEHIDRLYDSAKTIDLQCPITKDEMTEAICETLRRNNLTDAYIRPIITRGVGDLGLDPRKCKVASVVIVAVTWGAMYGDLYEKGLKGVTVSIRRNPAECLPPNVKSLNYLNNILAKIEANYKGGDEAIFFDTNGYISEGSGDNLYIVKNGEILTPPTLNNLRGISRMVLLEIARAHGITVKEQNLGYFDLYTADEMICTGTAAEVAPITWVDGRIIGSGKPGPITRQLMAAFKTVTEKEGYPITKK, from the coding sequence ATGATAATTTACAAGGACGGCAAGTACCTTCCGGAAGAAGAGGCCAGGATCTCTGTCTTCGACCACGGATTCCTCTATGGCGACGGCGTGTTCGAGGGCATCCGCTGTTACAATGGCAGGGTGTTCCGGCTCAAGGAGCACATCGACCGGCTCTATGATTCAGCGAAAACCATCGATCTCCAGTGCCCGATAACAAAAGATGAGATGACGGAGGCCATCTGCGAGACGCTCCGGAGAAACAATCTCACGGATGCGTATATCCGGCCGATCATCACCCGCGGGGTCGGGGACCTTGGCCTCGATCCCCGCAAGTGCAAAGTCGCATCGGTGGTCATCGTCGCGGTCACCTGGGGCGCAATGTACGGCGACCTGTACGAGAAGGGGCTCAAAGGAGTCACGGTCTCGATCCGGCGCAACCCGGCCGAATGCCTGCCGCCGAACGTGAAGAGTCTCAATTACCTCAACAACATCCTTGCCAAGATCGAAGCGAACTACAAGGGCGGGGACGAAGCAATCTTCTTTGACACGAACGGGTACATCTCCGAAGGTTCGGGCGACAACCTGTACATTGTCAAGAACGGCGAGATCCTCACGCCCCCGACCCTCAACAACCTTCGCGGGATCTCGCGGATGGTCCTTCTTGAGATCGCCCGGGCCCATGGCATCACGGTGAAGGAGCAGAACCTCGGGTACTTCGATCTCTACACTGCAGACGAGATGATCTGCACGGGTACGGCTGCCGAAGTTGCACCGATCACCTGGGTGGATGGCCGGATCATCGGCTCGGGCAAGCCCGGCCCGATCACGCGCCAGCTGATGGCCGCGTTCAAGACCGTCACCGAGAAGGAAGGCTATCCCATCACTAAGAAATAA
- a CDS encoding PAS domain-containing protein yields the protein MADKKTGLIEETVAAGPSSVDLFRTVFERIQTAIMVVDPVLHKIVDVNPLMESLTGFSRNQLLGNGCQGFVCPVKCGECPITDLHKNVLNIESEIINVKGERVPVLKTVAKADIGGKEYLIESFTDITDRVRADERQLALIVFLSESILRAKKPLELMQADFRELAGQVASGDYDAEDIRMQLQMHANNLGQILINIEELQKNAVEGRTSDLPLEYREFFVRK from the coding sequence ATGGCTGACAAGAAAACAGGGCTGATTGAGGAGACTGTTGCGGCCGGTCCCTCTTCGGTAGATCTCTTCCGCACGGTCTTTGAACGCATCCAGACCGCGATCATGGTTGTTGATCCGGTTCTCCATAAAATTGTCGATGTCAACCCCCTGATGGAATCCCTTACCGGTTTCTCCCGGAACCAGCTGCTGGGAAACGGCTGCCAGGGATTCGTCTGCCCGGTGAAATGCGGCGAATGCCCGATCACCGACCTTCACAAGAATGTCCTGAACATCGAGAGCGAGATCATCAATGTGAAAGGCGAACGGGTGCCGGTCTTAAAGACCGTTGCGAAAGCGGATATTGGCGGGAAGGAGTACTTAATCGAGAGCTTCACCGATATCACGGACCGGGTAAGGGCCGATGAACGCCAGCTCGCCCTCATCGTCTTTCTGTCGGAATCGATCCTGCGGGCAAAAAAACCGCTCGAACTGATGCAGGCAGACTTCCGCGAGCTTGCCGGGCAGGTGGCAAGCGGGGATTACGATGCCGAGGATATCCGCATGCAGCTCCAGATGCACGCAAACAACCTTGGACAGATCCTCATAAACATCGAAGAACTCCAGAAGAACGCTGTTGAAGGCCGGACCTCCGATCTCCCCCTGGAGTACAGGGAATTTTTCGTCAGGAAGTGA
- a CDS encoding tubulin-like doman-containing protein, translating to MMTIPTLVIGMGMGGIRVVQTFADVVNEAKQREFYEFVAIDSNRKDLSEVIRSGQGIQTVPIDETGFAIDQMIRKAEYLYEGVSPTGGGAIRDRVYARFLFDLNSDKITSALEAAMVKLKGKWQDKKDVQNRRVLIWVIHTLGGGTGSGAFPSLIAKVRELAEGNLNEYQVTPIISCIGILPSATNVKDISSAKFDKKYTANAYAALCEIKKMSEGRNLTIPTFNTHPKKDIIISKRPFDHYFLFGVDEDAIVRLRDGKSDEAEEYLEDANNQIACMMHYLPYYPGGIENLWHNMKAQPFTVFGESEITVPLAKMREYAKENDALGKTPSAEKKKALSDRATTLAGSPTDVLNETRIENECQSVAGSERLRGLSYFLGQVQNEFNKEYVRVETDFTDKIESLWEKLKCKDWAYDKIKNYDNENVDSKYKRIDDVVTYRIEDNKKFIASLMNAPLFIQKNERKNQNITNGILLNDLRNDYDRFFKIRNLKSFIDGRIGERFKDITGTKDLGAENITHHIRTRENELRISGEHLCDSGIGRVIKLGVPDNKIGQLTLSDPNGINVSKLTSMPEFLEILGIDDAKAEKLFKNRIELASNYAVKVAVGLSKHQVNRLPSEKELHAIFPSQNEPVLAKFSHLLNEWKLERIPVDSVAPDRIAFIPFQIGIEIDDTKDFAYREDEYKNGDLAKIIGMENIGIIFAHPEWFPEDPNVRRAYPHLFPEK from the coding sequence ATGATGACAATTCCAACACTTGTTATTGGTATGGGAATGGGCGGTATCCGCGTTGTCCAGACCTTTGCTGATGTGGTCAATGAAGCAAAGCAACGGGAGTTTTATGAATTTGTTGCTATCGATTCAAACAGGAAAGATCTATCCGAAGTAATCAGATCAGGTCAGGGAATCCAAACGGTTCCTATTGATGAAACTGGGTTTGCAATCGACCAGATGATCCGGAAGGCCGAGTATCTTTACGAAGGCGTATCTCCAACCGGGGGTGGGGCTATCCGGGATCGTGTCTATGCCAGGTTTTTATTCGATCTGAATTCTGATAAAATAACTTCTGCCCTTGAAGCCGCGATGGTGAAACTGAAAGGAAAATGGCAGGATAAGAAAGATGTTCAGAATCGGCGGGTTTTGATCTGGGTTATTCATACTCTTGGAGGAGGTACGGGCAGCGGGGCATTTCCTTCACTCATTGCCAAAGTACGGGAATTGGCTGAAGGGAACCTGAATGAATATCAGGTTACTCCTATTATTTCGTGCATCGGGATTCTTCCCTCTGCTACGAATGTCAAAGATATCAGTTCTGCAAAATTTGATAAAAAATACACTGCCAATGCCTACGCCGCGCTCTGTGAAATCAAAAAAATGAGCGAAGGCAGGAATCTGACTATCCCCACATTTAACACCCATCCAAAAAAGGATATCATCATCTCAAAACGGCCATTTGACCATTATTTCCTCTTTGGTGTGGATGAAGATGCAATAGTACGACTGCGCGACGGGAAATCTGATGAAGCTGAAGAATATCTCGAAGATGCAAATAACCAGATTGCCTGCATGATGCATTATCTGCCCTATTATCCAGGTGGAATTGAGAATCTCTGGCATAATATGAAAGCCCAACCGTTCACGGTCTTCGGGGAGAGTGAGATTACAGTTCCACTTGCAAAAATGCGGGAGTATGCTAAAGAGAACGATGCGCTCGGAAAAACCCCAAGCGCAGAAAAAAAGAAAGCTCTATCGGATCGTGCTACAACATTGGCCGGATCACCAACCGATGTTTTGAATGAAACCCGAATTGAGAATGAGTGTCAGTCAGTCGCTGGAAGCGAACGGCTGCGTGGGCTGAGTTATTTCCTTGGTCAGGTTCAAAATGAATTTAACAAGGAATACGTACGGGTCGAGACAGATTTCACCGATAAGATCGAGAGCCTTTGGGAAAAACTCAAATGCAAAGACTGGGCTTACGATAAAATCAAAAATTATGACAATGAAAATGTCGATTCTAAATACAAGAGAATCGATGACGTTGTTACATATCGCATCGAAGACAATAAAAAATTCATTGCCTCGTTGATGAATGCACCGTTATTCATTCAGAAAAATGAACGTAAGAACCAGAATATTACGAATGGTATACTTCTCAACGATCTCCGGAATGATTATGATCGGTTTTTCAAAATCAGAAACCTGAAGTCATTTATTGATGGAAGGATCGGTGAACGGTTCAAAGACATTACCGGAACAAAAGATCTGGGTGCAGAAAATATTACTCACCACATCCGTACACGTGAAAACGAACTTAGAATTTCCGGAGAGCATTTATGCGATAGTGGTATCGGGAGAGTTATCAAACTGGGTGTTCCGGATAATAAAATCGGCCAACTTACCCTGTCTGATCCTAATGGAATAAATGTCTCCAAGTTAACCAGCATGCCGGAATTTCTTGAAATTCTTGGTATTGATGATGCCAAAGCAGAGAAACTGTTTAAAAACCGCATTGAACTGGCATCCAATTATGCGGTCAAGGTGGCAGTTGGCCTCAGTAAACACCAGGTAAACCGGTTGCCAAGCGAGAAAGAGCTGCATGCAATCTTTCCCTCGCAGAACGAACCGGTTCTTGCAAAATTCAGCCACCTGCTCAATGAGTGGAAACTAGAAAGAATACCTGTCGATAGTGTTGCTCCGGACAGGATTGCTTTTATTCCATTCCAGATTGGTATTGAAATTGACGATACCAAGGATTTTGCCTACCGTGAAGATGAATACAAGAATGGAGACCTTGCAAAAATTATCGGGATGGAGAATATCGGTATAATCTTCGCGCACCCAGAATGGTTCCCGGAGGATCCGAATGTCCGACGTGCATATCCGCACTTGTTTCCTGAAAAATGA
- the csx16 gene encoding CRISPR-associated protein Csx16, giving the protein MIYIVTRHAGAIAWLVSKGFIGEIIVHLSSDQIQEGNTYIGVLPVPMIKRILDAGSRFYLLILPDLSLDKRDRELTPVEMDEAGAKLVEVKTIELAPVDIENQSWNHARQNEG; this is encoded by the coding sequence ATGATATATATCGTGACAAGGCATGCCGGGGCAATCGCATGGCTTGTGTCAAAAGGATTTATAGGTGAAATTATTGTCCATCTCTCTTCCGATCAGATCCAAGAGGGTAACACCTATATCGGTGTGCTTCCCGTGCCGATGATCAAACGAATTCTCGATGCGGGAAGCAGGTTTTACCTGCTGATCCTCCCGGATCTCTCACTTGACAAACGCGATCGGGAACTCACACCGGTGGAGATGGATGAAGCCGGGGCAAAGTTAGTCGAAGTGAAGACGATTGAGTTGGCACCGGTGGACATTGAAAACCAGTCCTGGAATCACGCTAGACAGAACGAGGGATAA